One Micromonospora sp. WMMD1120 genomic region harbors:
- a CDS encoding HK97 gp10 family phage protein yields the protein MTEPIRIEGLNEFNRALKKLDADAPKGLRLAHNEAAQIVVDAARPMMPSRTGRARAAVKARSTRTATRVSAGSARAPYVPWLDYGGEGRVKGRPAHREFRKGGRYVYPAFHAKRDDVQGALAGALLKVVSDAGLEVD from the coding sequence GTGACCGAGCCGATCCGGATCGAGGGCCTGAACGAGTTCAACCGGGCTCTGAAGAAGCTCGACGCGGACGCGCCGAAGGGCTTGCGGCTGGCGCACAACGAGGCCGCGCAGATCGTGGTCGACGCCGCCCGGCCGATGATGCCCAGCCGCACCGGCCGGGCACGGGCCGCGGTCAAGGCCCGCTCGACGCGCACCGCGACCCGGGTGTCGGCCGGGTCCGCGCGGGCGCCGTACGTGCCGTGGCTGGACTACGGCGGCGAGGGCCGGGTCAAGGGCCGCCCGGCGCACCGGGAGTTCCGCAAGGGCGGCAGGTACGTGTACCCGGCGTTCCACGCCAAGCGCGACGACGTCCAGGGCGCGCTGGCGGGCGCGTTGCTGAAGGTCGTGTCGGACGCCGGGCTGGAGGTGGACTGA
- a CDS encoding winged helix-turn-helix domain-containing protein: MPPARRMTFQQITDDLAARMASGEYPPHTKLPSSRELAELYSVAVGTIAKVHILLRERGLTYGVPGAGVFVEGPDE, from the coding sequence ATGCCGCCCGCACGCCGGATGACCTTCCAACAGATCACCGATGATCTGGCGGCCCGGATGGCGTCGGGCGAGTACCCGCCCCACACGAAGCTGCCGTCGAGCCGGGAACTCGCCGAGCTGTACTCGGTGGCGGTGGGCACCATCGCAAAGGTGCACATCCTGCTGCGGGAGCGCGGCCTGACCTACGGCGTTCCCGGCGCCGGTGTGTTCGTCGAGGGTCCCGACGAGTGA
- a CDS encoding DUF2637 domain-containing protein, producing the protein MTAPAVNGTRYPQPVDKLLPAAQALTKRLDEVPSRNRLMREFRIGAPKAGELLDLLRADGGAVDQGTPVAAAALELPLVAAPDPGPRPECGPNLRPVFVEPTAGPGTDPGTPAAPQQPDRDPSREASPQVATDGHPVTPGERDQLLRVRWAVRAVLALGVAASIAGNVLHARDELISQVISAWSPLALLLTVELISRVPVHRRTLAVGRWIATALIAGIAAWVSYWHMAAVASRYGETGGAQYLLPLSVDGLVVVASICLVELGGRIAAATKR; encoded by the coding sequence GTGACCGCGCCGGCCGTCAACGGCACCCGCTACCCCCAGCCTGTGGACAAGCTGCTGCCGGCCGCCCAGGCGCTCACGAAGCGACTGGACGAGGTCCCGTCGCGGAACCGGTTGATGCGCGAGTTCCGGATCGGAGCGCCGAAGGCCGGCGAGCTGCTCGACCTGCTCCGCGCCGACGGCGGGGCCGTCGACCAGGGCACGCCGGTCGCGGCGGCCGCCCTGGAGCTGCCTCTCGTCGCGGCCCCGGACCCGGGCCCGCGTCCCGAGTGTGGCCCGAACCTGCGGCCGGTGTTCGTTGAGCCCACCGCAGGCCCGGGCACGGACCCGGGCACGCCCGCCGCGCCGCAGCAGCCCGACCGCGACCCGAGCCGGGAAGCGTCGCCGCAGGTCGCCACGGACGGACACCCGGTCACGCCCGGCGAGCGCGACCAGCTCCTGCGGGTCCGGTGGGCGGTCCGGGCCGTCCTCGCGCTCGGCGTCGCCGCGTCGATCGCCGGGAACGTGCTGCACGCCCGCGACGAGCTGATCTCGCAGGTCATCTCCGCCTGGTCCCCGCTGGCCCTGCTGCTGACCGTCGAGCTGATCTCCCGGGTGCCGGTGCACCGCCGGACCCTCGCGGTCGGCCGGTGGATCGCCACCGCGCTGATCGCCGGCATCGCCGCGTGGGTCAGCTACTGGCACATGGCGGCCGTCGCGTCCCGCTACGGCGAGACCGGCGGCGCCCAGTACCTGCTCCCCCTGTCGGTCGACGGCCTGGTGGTCGTCGCCTCCATCTGCCTCGTCGAGCTGGGTGGCCGGATCGCCGCCGCGACGAAGCGCTGA